In a genomic window of Roseiflexus castenholzii DSM 13941:
- a CDS encoding methyltransferase family protein, whose product MIQKARSLMQTFIERGGWWVSAQFGLLFALVLAPSELPWLPALSFLREQGALIAGFILGGCGVALAGAGLLHLGANLTPFPRPRDNGALVQHGVYAIVRHPIYSGIILGAFGWSLVRGSSVALALSAALLIFFHFKSRREERWLVERYPEYADYQQRVKKIIPFIW is encoded by the coding sequence ATGATACAGAAAGCACGGTCGCTGATGCAAACATTCATCGAACGCGGCGGATGGTGGGTGAGCGCGCAGTTCGGGCTGCTCTTTGCGCTTGTGCTGGCGCCATCGGAATTGCCGTGGTTGCCGGCGTTGTCATTTTTGCGGGAACAGGGTGCGCTGATCGCTGGCTTCATCCTGGGAGGGTGTGGCGTGGCGCTGGCAGGCGCAGGACTGCTGCACCTCGGGGCAAACCTGACCCCTTTCCCCCGACCGCGTGATAATGGCGCACTCGTTCAGCATGGCGTCTACGCCATCGTGCGCCATCCCATTTACAGCGGCATCATCCTTGGCGCCTTCGGATGGTCGCTGGTGCGCGGCAGCAGCGTCGCGCTGGCGTTGAGCGCGGCGCTCCTGATCTTCTTCCACTTCAAATCGCGCCGCGAGGAGCGCTGGCTTGTCGAGCGCTACCCGGAGTACGCCGACTATCAGCAGCGCGTGAAGAAGATCATCCCGTTCATCTGGTGA
- the ygfZ gene encoding CAF17-like 4Fe-4S cluster assembly/insertion protein YgfZ produces the protein MPVNETSYTGALEHVAIADERAAGRIFMRGRDRAALLHRLSTNDIERLNPGEGTLTALTTPIGRIIDLLTVHALDDTLLIVTSPDQGPPVFGHLRRNIFFNDQVTLEPAGRTYTQVAVYGPQAARTLAELIGAEIHLPLHGITPATLAGVSLLLARRKPIGGDSFTLYVPSDGADAVYAALLTAGAAALDAETLDVLRVEQGYGAFGRELSQEYIPLETGLLDAVSFTKGCYVGQEIIARMESRGRLAKRLCGLRLSHPVVAPAKLQVDGRDAGDLTSAVVSPRFGPIALAYVRTAYAEPGTVVGVDGFTATGRVIELPFAV, from the coding sequence ATGCCCGTAAACGAAACTTCCTATACAGGCGCGCTCGAACACGTCGCCATTGCGGATGAACGCGCCGCCGGGCGCATCTTCATGCGCGGGCGCGACCGCGCTGCGTTGCTGCACCGCCTCTCTACCAACGACATCGAGCGCCTGAATCCAGGCGAGGGGACGCTGACCGCGCTTACGACACCAATCGGACGGATCATCGATCTGCTCACCGTGCATGCGCTCGACGATACGCTCCTCATCGTTACCAGCCCCGACCAGGGACCGCCGGTGTTCGGGCATCTGCGCCGCAACATCTTCTTCAACGACCAGGTGACGCTGGAACCTGCGGGACGCACCTATACGCAGGTGGCAGTGTACGGTCCGCAGGCGGCGCGCACGCTCGCAGAACTGATCGGCGCGGAGATCCATCTGCCATTGCATGGTATCACACCCGCCACCCTCGCGGGGGTAAGCCTGCTGCTTGCGCGTCGCAAACCGATCGGCGGCGATAGTTTCACGCTCTACGTCCCGTCCGATGGCGCCGATGCTGTGTATGCTGCACTTCTCACCGCCGGCGCAGCAGCACTGGACGCCGAAACGCTCGATGTGCTACGAGTCGAACAGGGGTATGGCGCATTCGGACGTGAACTGAGCCAGGAGTACATTCCGCTGGAAACCGGGCTGCTGGACGCCGTGAGTTTCACCAAGGGATGCTACGTCGGGCAGGAAATTATTGCGCGCATGGAGAGCCGTGGGCGCCTGGCAAAGCGGTTGTGCGGTCTTCGGTTGAGTCATCCCGTCGTGGCGCCGGCAAAACTCCAGGTCGATGGCAGGGATGCCGGCGACCTGACGAGCGCCGTCGTGTCGCCACGATTCGGACCGATTGCACTGGCATATGTGCGCACGGCGTATGCCGAGCCGGGGACGGTCGTTGGAGTGGACGGGTTCACAGCAACGGGAAGGGTGATCGAACTGCCGTTTGCAGTGTGA
- a CDS encoding Uma2 family endonuclease, with the protein MHGGSPPDAVVLSDVRIAWEVPDLRPHSPDIMVIFGAQTIRNWSTFDVGQEGVRPILIVEVTSPETRRFDLYEKVDHYDLAGVPYYVIVDTFERRGQVQVRIVSYERAGAAYRAMMPDERGWLWLEPLRVWIGGQENEVCCFDEQGRRMEDYADLVEIVIESEERVAETLAEAKAQARARMDAEARAEAEARVRAEAEARVRELEAQLRRLRGEDV; encoded by the coding sequence GTGCACGGCGGATCGCCCCCCGATGCTGTCGTCCTCAGCGATGTGCGTATCGCCTGGGAGGTGCCTGACCTGCGCCCGCACAGTCCCGACATTATGGTGATCTTCGGCGCGCAGACGATTCGCAATTGGAGCACCTTTGATGTGGGGCAGGAAGGGGTGCGTCCGATACTGATCGTCGAAGTGACCTCGCCGGAGACACGCCGGTTCGATCTGTACGAGAAAGTGGATCACTATGACCTGGCAGGAGTGCCGTACTACGTGATAGTCGACACTTTCGAGCGCCGAGGGCAGGTACAGGTGCGTATCGTCAGTTATGAGCGGGCAGGCGCAGCGTACCGTGCTATGATGCCGGATGAACGCGGGTGGCTCTGGCTGGAACCGCTGCGGGTCTGGATCGGGGGGCAGGAGAATGAGGTGTGCTGTTTCGACGAGCAGGGGCGGCGAATGGAAGATTACGCTGATCTCGTCGAAATCGTTATTGAGTCGGAGGAGCGTGTGGCGGAGACGCTGGCGGAAGCCAAAGCACAGGCGCGGGCGCGAATGGACGCCGAGGCGCGGGCAGAAGCCGAAGCCAGAGTGCGGGCAGAAGCCGAAGCGCGTGTGCGCGAACTCGAGGCTCAATTGCGCCGGTTGCGCGGCGAAGACGTGTAG
- a CDS encoding cellulase family glycosylhydrolase — protein MPARKYCSLLLLIVLAGALLLPLRTQAAARSPEEVPPTQPPFRARLFPETGHTAVNSFLSFWERTPNALFVLGYPISAPFIEESFTNPGEYYRVQYFERAILEEHPENYGTPYYILGRLLGTEIVKGRESEAPFQPVPDPRDGTWDEFTRHTLRNSPAPFRSFWLNNGGLAVFGRPLSEQFQEVNQADGNVYWVQYFERQRMEWHPDEPDPRYRILLGLLGNEYRDAHHQGAPAFIPGATAPDQPQPPPASDFAYGYNVILYGQGSTSWQDRPRVLRLVKESGFGWVRQQVRWMDLHDRSGAIYWGELDTIVEDCHREGVKVLLSVVAAPSWATPNGRNGLPSREHFGTFASFMGEMAKRYRGKVQAYEIWNEQNLAVENGGRVPNASFYMDMLVQASQAIKANDPAALIVSGAPSSTETNAPTIAVSDLVFLQQMFADSRFRANVDIVGVHPGGAANPPDTFWPDNPGPGPGWTNSREFYFRRVEDVRALMVRSGLGDMPMWVTEFGWATRNNTPGYGFGNQISFEKQAQYIVRAYEMARTNYSPWMTGMFLWQLNFAVPWRAQGNELHEQASYGVINGDWSPRPAYLALKAMPK, from the coding sequence ATGCCTGCCCGTAAATATTGCTCATTGTTGCTCCTGATCGTGCTGGCAGGCGCGCTGCTGTTGCCATTGCGCACTCAGGCGGCGGCGCGCAGCCCGGAAGAAGTGCCGCCGACGCAACCGCCGTTTCGGGCGCGCCTCTTCCCGGAAACCGGGCACACGGCGGTGAATTCGTTCCTCTCCTTCTGGGAACGGACGCCGAATGCTCTGTTTGTGCTCGGCTATCCGATTTCGGCGCCATTCATCGAGGAAAGCTTTACGAATCCCGGTGAGTATTACCGTGTGCAGTATTTTGAACGCGCCATTCTCGAAGAGCACCCGGAAAACTACGGGACCCCCTACTATATCCTTGGGCGGTTGCTGGGCACGGAAATCGTGAAGGGCCGCGAGAGCGAAGCGCCGTTCCAGCCGGTTCCCGACCCGCGCGACGGCACGTGGGACGAGTTCACCCGCCATACCCTGCGCAATTCGCCGGCGCCATTCCGCAGTTTCTGGCTCAACAACGGCGGCCTGGCGGTCTTTGGACGTCCCCTTTCCGAACAGTTTCAGGAAGTGAACCAGGCGGACGGCAATGTCTACTGGGTGCAGTACTTCGAGCGGCAGCGCATGGAATGGCATCCCGACGAGCCTGATCCGCGCTACCGCATTCTGCTTGGTCTCCTCGGCAATGAATATCGTGATGCGCATCATCAAGGCGCCCCGGCATTCATCCCCGGCGCAACTGCGCCTGATCAACCGCAACCGCCGCCTGCGAGCGATTTTGCCTACGGGTATAACGTGATTCTGTACGGTCAGGGGTCAACCTCGTGGCAGGATCGACCGCGTGTGCTGCGTTTGGTGAAAGAGAGCGGCTTTGGTTGGGTGCGCCAGCAGGTGCGCTGGATGGATCTGCACGACCGTTCTGGCGCGATCTACTGGGGTGAACTCGATACTATCGTCGAAGATTGCCATCGGGAGGGGGTGAAGGTCTTGTTGAGCGTCGTCGCGGCGCCTTCATGGGCGACGCCCAACGGCAGGAATGGTCTGCCGTCGCGCGAGCATTTCGGCACCTTCGCTTCTTTCATGGGCGAAATGGCAAAACGTTACCGCGGTAAGGTTCAGGCGTACGAAATCTGGAACGAGCAGAACCTGGCGGTCGAGAATGGCGGGCGTGTGCCGAATGCGTCTTTCTACATGGACATGCTGGTGCAGGCGTCGCAGGCGATCAAGGCGAATGACCCGGCGGCGCTGATCGTTTCTGGCGCGCCGTCGAGCACCGAGACGAACGCACCGACTATCGCCGTCAGCGACCTGGTCTTTTTGCAGCAGATGTTCGCCGACTCGCGCTTCCGCGCGAATGTCGATATTGTTGGCGTCCATCCCGGCGGCGCCGCCAACCCGCCCGATACTTTCTGGCCCGACAATCCGGGACCGGGACCGGGATGGACGAATAGCCGCGAGTTCTACTTCCGCCGCGTTGAGGATGTGCGTGCTCTGATGGTGCGTTCCGGGTTGGGGGATATGCCGATGTGGGTGACGGAATTTGGATGGGCGACGCGCAACAATACGCCAGGGTATGGCTTTGGCAATCAGATCTCGTTTGAAAAACAGGCGCAGTATATTGTGCGCGCATACGAGATGGCGCGCACGAACTACTCTCCCTGGATGACCGGCATGTTCCTGTGGCAGCTCAACTTCGCCGTCCCATGGCGCGCTCAGGGCAATGAGTTGCACGAACAGGCAAGCTACGGCGTGATCAATGGCGACTGGAGTCCACGCCCGGCTTATCTGGCGCTCAAGGCGATGCCAAAGTAG
- a CDS encoding cellulase family glycosylhydrolase, translating to MFQLSKTAMLRLLSLATLTAIVVGMVAWPRQSSAAARSPSEVPDTYPPYLAEYYPQTGHSAVNSFELFWRNTPNALFVLGYPISRPFIEESFTNPGEYYRVQYFERAILEEHPQNYGTPYYILGRLLGTQLAKGRENEPPFQPVPDTRDGTWDSVTRHTLRNSPAPFRNFWLNNGGLAVFGRPISEQFQEVNQADGRTYWVQYFERQRMEWHPDEPDPRYRILLGLLGNEYRDANHRNNPAFTPAPRDDARSLPRPFIYGYNAHLYQDREPWQDRKRVLQLVKNSGFGWVRQQVRWMDLHDRSGAIYWEELDDIVRDANEMGVKLFISVVAAPGWATDNGRNGLPNRANIDQFAYFMGEMAKRYRGRVGAYQIWNEQNLAVENGGRVASAALYMDVLVAGARAIKANDPYAIVVSGPPAATETNNPNIAISDLAFFRQMFADPRFRQVVDAIGVHAGGTSNPPDSMWPDRPGPGPNFVTSREFYFRRVEDYRALALQFGLGDRQMWITEFGWATRNNTPGYEFGNQISFEQQAEWIVRAFQIGRREYAPWMGAMFLWNLNFAVPWAQREGNPLHEQASFGILNGDWSPRPAYLALQRMPKD from the coding sequence ATGTTCCAGCTGTCGAAGACCGCCATGCTCCGCCTTCTGTCGCTGGCGACCCTGACCGCCATCGTTGTCGGCATGGTCGCCTGGCCCCGCCAGAGTAGCGCTGCGGCGCGCAGCCCCTCCGAGGTGCCCGATACCTATCCGCCCTATCTTGCCGAGTACTACCCGCAGACCGGTCATTCCGCCGTCAATTCGTTCGAGTTGTTCTGGCGCAACACGCCGAATGCGCTCTTCGTGCTCGGCTATCCGATTTCGCGCCCGTTCATTGAAGAGAGTTTCACCAACCCCGGCGAGTACTACCGCGTGCAATATTTCGAGCGCGCCATTCTCGAAGAGCACCCGCAAAATTACGGCACTCCCTACTACATCCTTGGGCGCCTGCTCGGAACGCAACTGGCGAAGGGGCGCGAGAACGAACCGCCGTTCCAACCGGTTCCCGACACGCGCGACGGCACGTGGGACAGTGTAACGCGCCATACGTTGCGCAACTCGCCGGCGCCGTTCCGCAATTTCTGGCTCAACAACGGCGGTCTGGCGGTCTTCGGTCGCCCGATCTCCGAGCAGTTTCAGGAGGTCAATCAGGCAGACGGCAGAACCTACTGGGTGCAATACTTCGAGCGGCAGCGCATGGAGTGGCATCCCGACGAACCTGATCCGCGATATCGCATTCTGCTTGGTCTGCTCGGCAATGAGTACCGCGACGCCAATCATCGTAATAATCCGGCGTTCACTCCCGCCCCCCGTGACGATGCGCGCTCGCTGCCGCGCCCATTCATCTACGGCTACAATGCGCACCTCTACCAGGATCGCGAACCCTGGCAGGACCGCAAGCGCGTTCTGCAACTGGTGAAGAACAGCGGCTTCGGTTGGGTGCGCCAGCAGGTGCGCTGGATGGACCTGCACGACCGCTCCGGTGCGATCTATTGGGAAGAACTCGATGACATCGTGCGCGACGCCAACGAAATGGGCGTGAAACTGTTCATCAGCGTCGTTGCCGCTCCTGGTTGGGCGACGGACAACGGACGCAACGGATTGCCCAACCGCGCGAATATCGATCAGTTCGCCTATTTCATGGGCGAGATGGCGAAACGTTACCGCGGCAGGGTCGGCGCCTATCAGATCTGGAACGAACAGAACCTGGCAGTCGAAAATGGTGGACGGGTCGCGTCGGCGGCGCTCTACATGGACGTGCTTGTTGCGGGGGCGCGGGCGATTAAGGCGAACGACCCCTACGCCATCGTGGTGTCGGGTCCGCCAGCCGCCACCGAGACCAACAACCCGAATATCGCCATCAGCGACCTGGCGTTCTTCCGGCAGATGTTCGCCGACCCGCGCTTCCGTCAGGTGGTTGATGCGATTGGCGTCCACGCCGGCGGCACATCGAATCCGCCCGACAGCATGTGGCCCGACCGTCCTGGTCCAGGACCGAATTTTGTGACCAGCCGCGAGTTCTATTTCCGCCGCGTCGAGGATTACCGTGCACTGGCGTTGCAGTTCGGGCTTGGCGACCGGCAGATGTGGATTACCGAATTCGGTTGGGCGACGCGCAACAACACGCCGGGGTATGAATTTGGCAATCAGATTTCGTTCGAGCAACAGGCGGAGTGGATCGTGCGCGCCTTTCAGATTGGGCGACGCGAGTATGCGCCATGGATGGGAGCGATGTTCCTGTGGAACCTGAACTTTGCGGTACCCTGGGCGCAGCGTGAAGGGAATCCGCTCCACGAACAGGCGTCGTTTGGCATCCTCAACGGCGACTGGAGTCCGCGCCCGGCGTATCTGGCGCTGCAACGGATGCCGAAGGATTAG
- a CDS encoding S1C family serine protease, translating to MENRTAEKRSPCLTYALIGALSLVSGIVGVMIGGALIWFFIARPLADQAALAPSATPAPPTPPPLQPTVGAGDPVRLAPARVAREVGPSVVTVVSQLPSQGGFFGTFQPPPARGSGVIIDARGYIITNYHVVEGARQLYVILADGRQQPAQLVGSDYPFSDLALVKIDGDAYPAARLGDSDAVQPGEWVIAIGSALGDLRNSVTIGVVSGLGRSLQTRDVVLDDLIQTDASINRGNSGGPLVNLDGEVIGINTAIIRGGTEQAEGIGFAIPSNTVRYVADQLITRGRVARPYLPIEFVPITPRLAAWYNLPVDYGLFLRGVGRGSGLERAGVRPGDILLSLGGQRIDEEHPLLRILARHQVGEEVEIEIWRENTVQALRVTLEELPR from the coding sequence ATGGAGAACCGCACTGCCGAGAAGCGTTCCCCCTGTCTGACGTATGCCCTCATTGGCGCTTTGAGCCTGGTGAGCGGTATAGTCGGCGTGATGATCGGCGGTGCGCTGATCTGGTTCTTCATTGCGCGTCCGCTGGCGGACCAGGCGGCTCTGGCGCCATCTGCCACTCCTGCGCCGCCGACCCCTCCTCCACTTCAGCCGACTGTGGGCGCCGGTGATCCGGTGCGCCTGGCGCCAGCGCGCGTCGCGCGCGAGGTTGGTCCGTCGGTCGTGACGGTGGTATCACAGTTGCCGTCACAGGGTGGGTTTTTCGGCACGTTTCAGCCGCCGCCTGCCCGTGGTTCGGGTGTCATCATCGATGCGCGCGGGTATATCATCACGAACTATCACGTTGTCGAGGGCGCGCGTCAGTTGTATGTCATTCTCGCCGATGGTCGGCAGCAACCGGCGCAACTGGTCGGAAGCGATTACCCGTTCAGCGATCTGGCGCTGGTCAAGATCGATGGCGACGCCTACCCTGCGGCGCGTTTGGGAGACTCCGACGCCGTGCAACCGGGGGAATGGGTGATCGCTATTGGCAGCGCGCTGGGAGACTTGCGCAATTCAGTGACGATTGGCGTGGTCAGTGGGCTTGGTCGCTCGCTTCAGACGCGCGATGTTGTGCTGGATGACCTGATCCAGACCGATGCCTCGATTAATCGTGGGAACTCCGGCGGTCCGCTGGTCAACCTCGATGGTGAGGTCATCGGGATCAACACGGCCATTATTCGCGGCGGCACAGAGCAGGCGGAAGGGATCGGGTTTGCGATTCCGAGCAACACGGTGCGCTATGTTGCCGATCAATTGATTACGCGCGGCAGGGTGGCGCGTCCCTACCTGCCAATCGAGTTTGTTCCGATCACGCCGCGCCTGGCAGCATGGTACAACCTGCCGGTCGATTATGGGTTGTTTCTTCGAGGAGTCGGACGAGGATCGGGGTTGGAGCGAGCAGGGGTGCGACCGGGCGATATTCTGTTGTCGCTTGGCGGCCAGCGTATCGACGAAGAACATCCACTGTTGCGCATCCTGGCGCGGCATCAGGTCGGCGAAGAGGTTGAGATCGAGATCTGGCGCGAGAATACAGTCCAGGCGCTGCGTGTGACGCTCGAGGAATTGCCGCGATAG
- a CDS encoding AI-2E family transporter, with amino-acid sequence MLSGRLGTVALWLLIVCAAVFLFERAVVVVSFFATPLLLFALAWLIAVVLQPLVSHLTALDLPTITIRAHSVPVPPRHLSRVLSVALIYLALFAILLVVILSFVPTITQQLTTLTGSAPTTVESVVRWIGRLEEGLQRFGFRGDLTAIVQPEAITRQLTGIGSAMLQQSLGIAGSIATVLFNIFLVLILSFYITLDGPRIGKSFIMLLPRSWHDEMDGLFAVVDRVFGGFMRAQFVNSLLYGIANAIVMALFGLSDIALASVIAAILVFIPLVGGFFALIPPALFAILFVPDRVGWLVLVLLAVQQVQFNVIMPRLVGQAIGLHPLLVFAALLLGGTVAGGWGVLFGIPVAGVIASIAQFFYERARRTMIIVPSTVDESLPSASATVAASSVDPAPGSPQSSRLTQ; translated from the coding sequence ATGTTATCTGGACGACTTGGAACCGTAGCACTGTGGCTGCTGATCGTCTGCGCAGCGGTTTTTCTGTTTGAACGCGCCGTGGTTGTGGTCAGTTTTTTCGCCACACCGCTCCTTCTCTTCGCCCTTGCCTGGCTGATCGCCGTTGTGCTACAACCGCTGGTGTCGCACTTGACGGCGCTCGATCTGCCGACGATTACCATTCGCGCGCACAGCGTCCCGGTTCCGCCGCGCCATCTGTCGCGCGTGCTCTCAGTGGCGCTGATCTACCTGGCGCTCTTCGCTATTCTCCTGGTCGTCATTCTGTCGTTCGTGCCGACAATTACGCAACAACTGACGACGTTGACCGGATCGGCGCCGACCACGGTCGAATCGGTTGTCCGGTGGATCGGTCGGCTGGAAGAAGGGCTGCAACGGTTCGGCTTTCGCGGCGACCTGACAGCCATCGTTCAACCCGAAGCCATTACCCGGCAACTTACCGGTATCGGCAGTGCGATGTTGCAGCAATCGCTTGGCATTGCCGGCAGCATCGCCACGGTGCTGTTCAATATTTTCCTGGTGCTGATCCTCAGTTTCTATATTACGCTCGACGGTCCGCGCATTGGCAAGAGTTTCATTATGCTCCTTCCCCGATCCTGGCACGATGAGATGGACGGTCTGTTTGCCGTTGTTGATCGCGTGTTTGGCGGCTTTATGCGCGCGCAGTTTGTCAACTCGCTGCTCTATGGCATCGCCAACGCGATTGTAATGGCGCTGTTCGGATTGAGCGACATTGCCCTTGCCAGCGTGATTGCCGCGATCCTGGTATTCATTCCGCTCGTAGGCGGATTTTTTGCGCTGATTCCTCCGGCGTTGTTCGCCATTCTGTTTGTGCCGGATCGGGTAGGGTGGCTGGTCCTGGTGTTGCTGGCGGTGCAGCAGGTGCAGTTCAATGTGATCATGCCGCGCCTCGTCGGGCAGGCCATCGGACTGCATCCGCTACTCGTCTTTGCCGCACTGCTCCTCGGCGGAACCGTTGCCGGCGGATGGGGAGTCCTCTTTGGCATCCCGGTCGCTGGTGTCATTGCGTCGATTGCCCAGTTCTTCTATGAGCGCGCCCGCCGCACCATGATCATCGTTCCTTCCACAGTCGATGAATCGTTGCCGTCAGCCTCTGCCACGGTTGCGGCGTCTTCCGTCGATCCTGCGCCGGGCAGCCCGCAATCGTCGCGCTTGACGCAGTAG
- the thpR gene encoding RNA 2',3'-cyclic phosphodiesterase — translation MNTATCRLFIAVELPNALREELTVLQQRLKRDQPPVRWVEPNAMHLTLWFLGDVSGDQVAHLRVALMLAFAGQQAVRVQLGAPGAFPNLQRPQVIWIGLAEGEMHLRVWYDALARRLPSLGFQPDPRPFRPHLTLGRVRRDASAEQQQRLGAALRSLKLPSDHVWDLQRVVLFRSDLRPEGPRYTALAEVDVQGSGVRGVA, via the coding sequence ATGAATACAGCGACCTGCCGTTTATTCATTGCGGTAGAACTGCCCAATGCTCTCCGCGAAGAGCTGACAGTGCTGCAACAGCGGCTCAAGCGCGATCAACCGCCGGTGCGCTGGGTGGAACCAAACGCGATGCACCTGACGCTCTGGTTTCTGGGGGATGTTTCAGGCGATCAGGTGGCGCATTTGAGAGTTGCACTGATGCTGGCGTTCGCCGGGCAACAGGCGGTGCGCGTACAACTTGGCGCTCCCGGCGCTTTTCCCAACCTGCAACGTCCGCAGGTCATCTGGATCGGACTGGCGGAAGGAGAGATGCACCTGCGTGTGTGGTACGATGCACTGGCGCGTCGACTGCCTTCTCTTGGGTTTCAACCTGACCCTCGACCGTTTCGACCGCATCTGACCCTGGGGCGGGTGCGCCGCGATGCGTCGGCGGAACAGCAGCAGCGCCTTGGCGCCGCGCTTCGCTCCCTCAAACTCCCTTCCGACCATGTGTGGGATCTTCAGCGTGTCGTGCTGTTTCGTAGCGACCTGCGCCCCGAAGGACCCCGCTACACGGCGCTGGCAGAGGTGGATGTGCAGGGGTCAGGGGTTAGGGGCGTTGCTTAA
- the ppk1 gene encoding polyphosphate kinase 1 gives MASVEFETIEHDMTNLATASPYFNRELSWLEFNRRVLEEAMDERHPLLERVKFLSIFSTNLDEFFMIRVAGLKQQVAAGVVSRSLDGMTPAEQLAAIRRAVIPLVEQHRACWLDDVRPKLCQQGIHVLDYHELTPEQRAKCAEYFEREVFPVLTPLAIDPAHPFPHISNLSLNLAVVINDPEEGELFARVKVPAVLPRFVPIEGGHCDTPDDVPPERRHCFTWLEQVITANVSSLFPGEEIVECYLFRITRNADMEIEEEEADDLLRVIEEGVRQRRFGAVVRLQVQYDMPERVRNLLLNHLKLTPDDVYEMRGPLGLSDLVQLMKIDRPDLKDPPFYPILPAPLQHARSTEELFAAIRQHDILLHHPFHSFQPLVALIQAAAEDPNVLAIKQTLYRVGSNSPIVKALMHAREQDKQVTVLVELKARFDEENNIIWAKQLERAGVHVVYGLVGLKTHAKLALIVRREHDGLRRYVHLGTGNYNATTARIYTDLGLLTARTDIAADVSELFNHLTGFSRQRRYRKLLVAPVSMRECLAELIEREIAHAQAGRPAHLIFKCNSIVDKKMIDLLYRASQAGVTIELIVRGICCLRPGVPGLSERITVRSIVGRFLEHSRIYYFGNNGNPDIYLGSADLMERNLDRRVETLFPVESPGLKEEIRHLLDVYMRDTSRARLLMPDGSYARARPRDGEEPFDSQAFLSRDNMTPR, from the coding sequence ATGGCAAGTGTTGAGTTTGAAACAATCGAGCATGATATGACGAATCTGGCCACTGCTTCGCCGTATTTCAACCGAGAACTCAGCTGGCTTGAATTTAACCGTCGGGTGCTGGAAGAGGCGATGGATGAGCGCCATCCATTGCTAGAGCGGGTGAAGTTTCTGTCGATCTTCAGCACGAATCTCGACGAGTTCTTCATGATCCGCGTGGCAGGCTTGAAACAACAGGTCGCTGCCGGTGTCGTCAGTCGTTCGCTGGATGGAATGACCCCAGCCGAGCAATTGGCTGCTATTCGCCGCGCGGTGATTCCACTTGTGGAACAGCACCGCGCATGCTGGCTCGACGATGTCAGACCCAAACTGTGTCAACAGGGCATCCACGTTCTTGATTATCACGAACTGACGCCGGAGCAGCGCGCGAAATGCGCCGAGTATTTCGAACGCGAAGTCTTTCCGGTGCTGACGCCGTTGGCGATCGATCCGGCGCATCCGTTCCCGCATATCTCGAACCTGAGCCTGAATCTGGCAGTCGTGATCAACGACCCGGAGGAAGGTGAACTCTTTGCGCGCGTCAAGGTGCCGGCCGTTCTGCCGCGTTTTGTGCCAATTGAGGGTGGTCACTGTGATACGCCGGATGATGTTCCGCCGGAGCGACGCCACTGCTTCACATGGCTCGAACAGGTCATCACTGCCAACGTCTCGTCGCTCTTCCCTGGCGAGGAGATCGTCGAGTGTTACCTGTTCCGCATTACGCGCAACGCCGACATGGAGATCGAGGAAGAGGAAGCCGACGATCTCCTGCGTGTGATCGAAGAAGGGGTGCGACAACGACGTTTTGGCGCCGTCGTGCGCTTACAGGTGCAGTACGATATGCCCGAACGGGTGCGCAATCTGCTGCTCAATCATCTGAAACTGACGCCCGATGATGTGTATGAGATGCGTGGACCGCTCGGACTGTCAGATCTCGTGCAGTTGATGAAGATCGACCGCCCCGATCTGAAGGACCCGCCGTTTTATCCCATCCTGCCGGCGCCCTTGCAGCATGCACGCAGTACTGAGGAATTGTTCGCAGCAATTCGCCAGCACGACATTCTGCTGCACCATCCCTTTCATTCGTTTCAGCCGTTGGTGGCGCTGATCCAGGCGGCTGCCGAAGACCCGAATGTGCTGGCGATCAAGCAGACACTGTACCGCGTCGGGTCGAATTCGCCGATTGTGAAGGCGCTTATGCATGCGCGCGAGCAGGATAAGCAGGTGACGGTGCTGGTCGAGTTGAAGGCGCGCTTCGATGAGGAAAACAATATTATCTGGGCAAAACAACTCGAACGGGCAGGAGTTCACGTGGTCTATGGTTTGGTGGGATTGAAGACGCACGCCAAACTGGCGCTGATCGTGCGCCGCGAACACGATGGATTGCGTCGCTACGTCCATCTTGGAACCGGCAACTACAACGCCACAACGGCGCGTATCTATACCGACCTTGGGCTGTTGACGGCGCGCACCGATATTGCTGCCGATGTTTCGGAGTTGTTCAATCATCTCACCGGCTTTTCACGCCAGCGGCGCTACCGCAAGCTGCTCGTCGCGCCGGTGAGTATGCGCGAGTGTCTGGCAGAGTTGATCGAGCGCGAGATTGCCCATGCGCAGGCAGGACGACCGGCGCATTTGATCTTCAAGTGTAATTCAATCGTCGATAAGAAAATGATCGATCTGCTCTATCGCGCTTCTCAGGCGGGTGTGACGATTGAGTTGATTGTGCGTGGCATCTGCTGCCTGCGTCCCGGTGTGCCCGGTTTGAGCGAGCGCATTACTGTGCGCAGCATCGTTGGGCGGTTCCTGGAGCATAGTCGTATCTACTACTTTGGGAATAACGGCAACCCGGACATCTACCTTGGCAGCGCCGATCTGATGGAACGTAACCTTGATCGCCGTGTCGAAACACTGTTTCCTGTTGAGTCGCCGGGGTTGAAGGAAGAGATCCGTCATCTGCTCGATGTGTATATGCGCGATACGTCGCGGGCGCGCCTTCTCATGCCCGATGGCTCATACGCGCGCGCGCGCCCGCGTGATGGGGAAGAGCCGTTCGACAGTCAGGCGTTCCTCAGTCGCGATAATATGACACCGAGGTAG